In Choloepus didactylus isolate mChoDid1 chromosome 6, mChoDid1.pri, whole genome shotgun sequence, one DNA window encodes the following:
- the LOC119537137 gene encoding olfactory receptor 51T1-like, with amino-acid sequence MSAFNNTTSSPSIFLLTAFPGLELAHAWISIPVFCLYTIAFLGNSMILFVIASERSLHKPMYYFLSMLSAADLCLTFTTLPTVLRVLWFHARKISFKACIIQMFFIHAFSLLESSVLVAMAFDRFMAICNPLKYATVLTDMMIAMIGLIICIRLLIFMFPLGPALKSLSFQGGQELSHPFCYHPDMIKHTYSNPWVTSFWGMFIQLYLTGTDLLFIISSYVLILRTVLSILAPKKQQKALNTCACHICAVTTFYVPMISLSLAHRLFNSTPSVVCSILANVYLLLPPVLNPIIYSLKTKTIRQAMLQLFQSKHPQGPNVRGLRGRWV; translated from the coding sequence ATGTCAGCTTTCAATAACACTACATCCTCTCCCTCAATCTTCCTCCTGACTGCATTTCCTGGGCTGGAACTTGCTCATGCCTGGATCTCCATTCCTGTCTTCTGTCTctataccattgccttcttgggAAACAGCATGATCCTGTTTGTCATTGCCTCAGAGCGGAGCCTCCACAAGCCCATGTATTATTTCCTCTCCATGCTTTCAGCTGCTGATCTATGTCTGACCTTCACGACTCTCCCCACAGTGCTTAGGGTCCTCTGGTTCCATGCCCGGAAGATCAGCTTTAAAGCTTGCATCATTCAAATGTTCTTTATACATGCTTTTTCCCTCCTGGAGTCCTCAGTGCTGGTAGCTATGGCCTTTGACCGCTTCATGGCCATCTGTAACCCACTGAAGTATGCCACTGTCCTCACGGATATGATGATTGCGATGATTGGACTAATCATCTGTATACGGCTGTTAATTTTCATGTTTCCCTTGGGTCCTGCCTTGAAAAGCTTGTCTTTCCAAGGAGGCCAAGAGCTCTCCCACCCATTTTGCTACCACCCAGATATGATCAAACACACATATTCGAACCCCTGGGTCACCAGTTTTTGGGGCATGTTTATTCAGCTCTACTTGACTGGCACTGACTTATTGTTCATCATTTCCTCCTATGTCCTGATTCTCCGTACTGTCCTGAGCATCCTGGCCCCCAAGAAGCAACAGAAAGCCCTCAATACTTGTGCCTGTCACATCTGTGCTGTCACCACTTTCTACGTGCCAATGATCAGCCTGTCTTTGGCACACCGCCTCTTCAACTCGACCCCAAGTGTGGTCTGTAGCATTTTGGCCAATGTTTATCTGCTCTTACCACCTGTACTAAACCCTATTATTTACAGCTTGAAGACCAAGACAATCCGCCAGGCTATGCTTCAGCTGTTCCAATCCAAGCATCCACAAGGCCCCAATGTGAGGGGTCTTAGAGGAAGATGGGTTTGA